TCATCATCCATATGCACCATTATTTTACCAAAGCCTGAGGTATTTTCAGAAAATAGAACCATTTCAATCTTTTCACCATCGCCTACTTCAAAGGCCATCTGAAGTACGCCCTTCATATCGCAATATTGCCCGTTTTGCGTTCGGATTACATCACCTTCCCCAAATTTCAGTGCTCCATCTAAATTTTTGAATTCTGGATTATTCAAAAATTTCGCAGGAGTTATAACACTTTCTTCTGGACACTTTACACAATAAAATTCATTATCCCTTTCTACTATGATTCCTTCTTTTTTGTCATTTTCAATACTATTACGTACGACTTGCTCTAAACTTGATAAATAGTTTTTACGCTTCTCTTTTAGAACCTGTTTAAAATCTTCGTAACAGGAGAGAAATGAAGGAGAGGACTATCATCTGTAAGCTAGTGTTGAGCTTCCGCTCGCAATTTTTCCACAATCGCCTGCACTTTTCTAACCAGGCAAAAGAGCGTTCAACAACCCATCTTTTTGGCAATACGACGAAAGTGTGTAACTCACTTCGCTTTATTACTTCAACAGTCGCACCAATGATAGCTTTTATTTGTGTTGCAAAATTTTCTCCTGTGTAGCCAGCATCAACCAGTATGTTTTTAACTTCAGAGAGGTTTGCTTTAGCATTTTCGACCATTTTCACAGCACTGCTACGGTCAGTTGCTTCTGCCGTTGTTACATAAATTGCATGTGGCAAACCTTGTGTATCAACTGCAATATGGCGCTTTATCCCTGAAATCTTTTTACCTGCATCATAGCCTTTTTTTTTTCAGCAGTATCTGCGTTTTTAACGCTTTGAGAATCAATTATACAAAAGCTAGTTTTCTCTTTCCGACCATTGCTGATACGGACCTCTCCAACTAATTTTTTTTAAGACTAATTCCAACAAGCTTGGCTCTTCTCCATTCTTTTTACTCCACACTCGAAAATAGTAATATACGCTTTCCCATCTTGGAAAACCCTTTGGTAACATCCTCCACTGACAACCACTTTTTAAGACGTACAACACCCCACAAAATACGTCATACAAATCAAGTTTTCTTGGTTTTGTTTTCTGCTTGCTACTCTCCAAAATTGGCCTGATTTTTTCAAACTGCTCTTGACTTATATTACTTGGATAACTTTTCTGCATAGACACCTCATTATTAATCTATGCTTACTTTACCTCACATTTCCAAGATTTTAAACAGGTTCTGAGCATTATAGGCTATAAGAAAGGAGAGTTGAATGATGAGAGTAGTACAAAAGGTCTTTTATATTCTTTAAGATCTGTGGTAGACTAACAAAGGTTGTTTAATCATAAATAGCAAATGGTAAAAGACGAGAAATCGAAAACAATTTTTGAGGTGGAAGGGGCAGTAACTGCTTTATTACCTGCAGCAGAATTTAGAGTGAAGCTAGACAACGAACATGAGGTCATTTGTCATGTATCAGGAAAAGTTAGAAGAAGTAAAATACGCATTGTTATCGGAGATAGAGTGTTGGTAGAGATGAGTATTTACGATAGGAATGCGAAAAAGGGTAGGATAATTAGAAGGCTTAAAGGTACAAGTGACAGAACGATCTCTAGATAATCTTATTCTTGCTTCGTCGTCAGAAAGGCGTATAGCCCTACTAAAACAAATAAGTATTAAGCCAGGTTTAATTTTACCAGCAGATATAGACGAAACTCCTTTAAAAAAGGAACTTCCGAAAGATTATTCAATCCGTATGGCAAAAAGCAAAGCTGAGAAGATACAAAGCTCAAACCCAGATTATTTTGTGCTTGGTGTTGATACGGTTGTTGCTTGCGGTAGAAGGATATTGCTCAAAACTGAAAACGTTGAGCAAGCAGAAAAATGTATTCGCCTGTTATCAGGAAGAAGGCATAGAGTATACACCAGTGTGTGTCTACTCACTCCCCATCGATCCAAACAACATATTAGAACCGTGGTTACGATAGTGAAATTTAAACGTCTCAGTGAACAAGAAATTAAATATTATTTAGCATCAGAAGAGTGGAAAAATAAGGCAGGGGGGTGCAATATACAAGGCCTTGCTGGAATGTTTGTATTGTTCTTACGCGGTTCCTACTTTTCCGTTATAGGGTTACCGTTACACGAAACTTATTGCTTGCTGAGCAATTATTTTAACCTCAATTTATATTGACACACCTTTATCTTTTTCTTGCTGTTGCTTGATATATTTAGTCCAAAGTAATCTGTTTTTGTTGCCCAATGCGATTCTATTGCGATCATGACTGTTAGTGTGCTCTACTAAAGTAGAATCTCTTTCTTCTTCTATTACTCCAACTTTCAGTTGCGCTACATCTTTTTCTAATAATCTATGTAGATTGCTATTTTTATCTATAGTCAGATTAGTATCAGCATTCTCCCGTTCTGCCACTTTTTTTACATCTGTTGAATTGTCTTTTAGCAACCCGTCTGCTAGTAAACGTTCTCTGGTTTGTTCACTAATTTCTTTTTGATCCACCGGTCTTAGTGGAAACTTTTGAGTTTTTCTATCCAACTTACTGGTAAATTTAGTAAGTAGAGTGTCATTACTTTGTCCAGCATTCATGAGGCTCTTCTTTAACTGTTTAGGATCTACTTGGGATTGCCCATTACTATCTTGAGTCGGAGATGAAGGGTTTGAGTCACTTTGTTCAGCATTTCTTCTGTTTTCCTTCCATTCTCCTAATGCTTTACTTATTTTTTGAAAATTCCTCTCTTCCTCTTCAGGTTCCTGTCCACTCCTGTGAGAATTTTTCCGTGGTCGAGTGTCACCACTTTGTTCAACGTCAGTATTTCCACTAGTGCTAGTTGGAGATAGAGGTTTGCTATCATCATTTTCTCCTTTTTCTACAATATTACTCTGACTATATTTTTTGGATAATTTTTCCTCTAGAGCATTCAAATTTTTATTGTTTTCTCTGCCCTCAATCTTATCCTTTAGCCAATTACGTATAGTGTCATACTGGCTACCTTTTTCTATTTTTTCTAAAACATTTTCTATGAATTGTTTTTGCGCCATCTCAGTTGCGTTAGAGCTTAGTTCACTTTGCTCATCATCTTGGTGATCTAAGCCCTCTTGCTTATCAAAAACATCTTTTTTGAGTGAACTAGTTCAGGTAGCGGTGGAGGAGGAGTTTTTTTGTTCTGAGAATTCTCTTCAAAAAGCGATTGAAGGTTATAAACTCGACCTTCAGAACTTTCTTTTCGCGCTGCTTGTCTACGCTCGCGCTTTTCTTTAGCTTCTTGAGAATTGATTTCATTATCAAAATCTTCACTATGTAAGAATTCAATTTCTGCTCTCCGCTCAAGAATCGAAGTCACATCATTTAGCGGTGGCTTATTTCCGGTATTACCTGACTCCTTAGCATCTTTAGACTTAAATATACCTTCAACTTTTTTTAATGCGACATCTTGTGTTGGTGGCGCAAGCGCGGCGCTTCTTACTTGCAGGGCCTCCTCAGCAACTGTTTCTTTTTCTCCAGACGCAGTATATCTAAACGTGGTGAATGTAGGGCTGTCATACCGTTCATCTTTTTGCCTATTATCTTGATTGCGCTTGCAGGCTCAGCAGAAGTTTGCTCACTGACAACGTTTCCTTTAGGTGGAAGTGAACTAGTTCTAGGTGGCAGTGGAGGAGGAGTCTGAGACCCAGCCTCTTGAGTTGTATTGGCAGCTTTGTTTTCTTGAATAGGTTTCTCAACATTCTTTTTTATTGCAGCTTCGAATGATGGCTTATTCACCTCTTTCCACCTTCCTTTTGCTAAACTTCATATAAGTATAAATTGCCTATTTTTACATCTTTATTCGCTCGTAGCTGTTCTTTATTGACATCATGACCTCCAATACGTTCTACAGAACCATCAGCATTAATATTAATTGTGACAGTACACTTTTCCCCGTTCACATACCAATTTAGCGTCATTTCGTATGAACCATCGATTACGACATAATGCCTTATTTTCTTCCTCCTTCCTCAGCAACAAAGCCGTGCATTCCGCTCTTTCCATCGCTATGCAACGTTGAAAACCCGAAGATTCCATTTTTCTGACAAAAATCACTATTTAAAAATTCGCTGATTTTGAATTCTTTTTTGTTGTCTTCCAGCGTAATACTTGCATGGTTACCGTATATTTTAACACCATTCTTTTTAACACCACCCTCGATATATTGACTTAGCTCCTTTTCGGCTTTTTCTTGAAGTTTTTGTTTAGCTTTATCTTCAAGCTTTTGTGCAGCTTTCTTTATCTTGTCGCATTCTTAAAGAACAACTTCACACGCTTTATTTTTGTTTTCATCTTCATCCCAATAGGGGTGTTCTATTGAAAACTTTACTATGTTGAAGTCAACCACGGCGTTGTAAATTGGTTCATCTTTTACTTCATTAGATAAAAGAAGATAAAAATCTTCTTTTATCTCTTTGGACAAAGACGAAAAATTTTGAATGAACTCATGATGACTGTGTTCTTGTTGTACATTTTCAGTGTTCATATTCTTCCTCACTAATAACCCTCTGCCTTTAGCTTGTTAGCTAATACAATTATTATGGGAATTAGTTGAATTTTTATTAAAGGAGGTTGTATCCAGTTCCCACTACACAGAAAGCGGACAGACAACAGTGGAAAAAAGCTACCCCATAGAAACAAAAAAACTACTTGACAACTTTCGCCGTTATCCTTATAATGAGATTGAAGCTATTATTTATCTTCAGTCTGTGCAGATAAAACGACAAAAAACTCAATGTACTTGGCGTCTCATGTTTAATTTTTTGCACTATGTGCATCTCATGTCTTTATAAACTTTCAAGGTTTTACCTAATATAAGCTAAAATGCGCTCGTTAAAGCATTTAAGAACCTGTTTAAAATCTTGGAAATGTGAGGTAAAGTAAGCATAGATTAATAATGAGGTGTCTATGCAGAAAAGTTATCCAAGTAATATAAGTCAAGAGCAGTTTGAAAAAATCAGGCCAATTTTGGAGAGTAGCAAGCAGAAAACAAAACCAAGAAAACTTGATTTGTATGACGTATTTTGTGGGGTGTTGTACGTCTTAAAAAGTGGTTGTCAGTGGAGGATGTTACCAAAGGGTTTTCCAAGATGGGAAAGCGTATATTACTATTTTCGAGTGTGGAGTAAAAAGAATGGAGAAGAGCCAAGCTTGTTGGAATTAGTCTTAAAAAAAATTAGTTGGAGAGGTCCGTATCAGCAATGGTCGGAAAGAGAAAACTAGCTTTTGTATAATTGATTCTCAAAGCGTTAAAAACGCAGATACTGCTGAAAAAAAAAGGCTATGATGCAGGTAAAAAGATTTCAGGGATAAAGCGCCATATTGCAGTTGATACACAAGGTTTGCCACATGCAATTTATGTAACAACGGCAGAAGCAACTGACCGTAGCAGTGCTGTGAAAATGGTCGAAAATGCTAAAGCAAACCTCTCTGAAGTTAAAAACATACTGGTTGATGCTGGCTACACAGGAGAAAATTTTGCAACACAAATAAAAGCTATCATTGGTGCGACTGTTGAAGTAATAAAGCGAAGTGAGTTACACACTTTCGTCGTATTGCCAAAAAGATGGGTTGTTGAACGCTCTTTTGCCTGGTTAGAAAAGTGCAGGCGATTGTGGAAAAATTGCGAGCGGAAGCTCAACACTAGCTTACAGATGATAGTCCTCTCCTTCATTTCTCTCCTGTTACGAAGATTTTAAACAGGTTCTAAGGCATTTTGATAGAGAAAAGATAAAATTTGAAATAAATGAAGAAGAAGCAAAAATAGTAAGGCAAATATTCGTGTGGATAGGACAAGAAAGAGTAAGTATAAGGGAAGTTATACGTAGACTAAGAGATAGGTCAATTAGAACGAGGAGTGGAAAAAAGGTTTGGCGTCCAATAGTAATTTGGAAGATGTTAAGAAATCCAGCGTATATGGGACAAGCAGCGTTTGGTAAATTAAAAAGGGTAAAAAGAAGAAGAAAAAATAAACAAAAGGTTTCTATCTATCGTGCAGATAAAGATAGTTGGATTTATATACCAGTACCAAAGATAGTTGATGAAGGATTATTTAATAAGGTACAAAAGCAACTGGATGAAAATAGAAAAAGAGCAAGAATGCAGAGAAGGAAAGAGGTAAATTTACTGCAAAGTCTAGTTGTATGTAAAAACTGTGGATATGCTTATGGCGGCGTGCACCATAGGGATGGGAAAAAAACGTATAGCTATTATCGCTGTAGTAGTACCTCACATATTACTGATGGTGAGGAAAAATGTAACAATAAATTGGTTCGTAGAGAGATGTTAGAGACAGCAGTATGGGAAAAGGTAAAAGATTTGCTAAAAAACCCAGAGATGATAAAAAAGGAGTACCAACGCAGAATTTCAGAAAATAAAAGTGATGAACCATTAGGTAAAAAGCTTGCAAGAAGAGAAGAACAAATAAAAGAAGGTATAAAAGAATTAATGAAAGATTATTATAGTAAAGGAAACGCAGGTGAGAAACGATATATAAGTAAGGAAGTACTTGAACAGACAATCAGAGTATTGAATGAAAGTTTAAAAGAAATAGAAGAAGAGAAAAAGAAGGTGACTAATCAAAGGGCAGTAAAAACGGGAATAAACCGTATTATAAGTAGCATAAAGAATTTTTATTCTAGTATGAAATCGAACTTGGAACAGCTAGATTGGGGAACTAAACGTGGTATTATTAAAGCACTGATAGGACGAATAGACATAGGCCGTGACCAGGTGGAAATAAGATTTCAGATCGAAGAACCAGCGGAGGATGGGAAGATTTTTAATTTGTATCATTGTACTACATACCATAATAATGGGGCTGGTGAGATTTGTCAAGTAGTTTTTTTGTTTCTATTGGATGACATTATAGCTTTTTTCCACTGCCGTCTTTCGTCCTTTGTGTAGAGGAAATCAGTATGAGTATGGCCTACTAACGCTTATATTTCTGTAAAGCAAAAAATTTTAGTGGGGCGAGCGACCAGGATCGAACTGGCGACATTCAGTACCACAAACTGACGCTCTACCAACTGAGCTACGCCCGCCAAAGTATAAAATTTCTAACATACCAGCGCAAAAAGTCAATTGACTATTTAAGTAAATTCTTTTACTTCAAATTGTATTATAGTTATATGTAAAATCGTGGGGTTTCTAAGAACCTGTTTAAAATCTTCGTAACAGGAGAGAAATGAAGGAGAGGACTATCATCTGTAAGCTAGTGTTGAGCTTCCGCTCGCAATTTTTCCACAATCGCCTGCACTTTTCTAACCAGGCAAAAGAGCGTTCAACAACCCATCTTTTTGGCAATACGACGAAAGTGTGTAACTCACTTCGCTTTATTACTTCAACAGTCGCACCAATGATAGCTTTTATTTGTGTTGCAAAATTTTCTCCTGTGTAGCCAGCATCAACCAGTATGTTTTTAACTTCAGAGAGGTTTGCTTTAGCATTTTCGACCATTTTCACAGCACTGCTACGGTCAGTTGCTTCTGCCGTTGTTACATAAATTGCATGTGGCAAACCTTGTGTATCAACTGCAATATGGCGCTTTATCCCTGAAATCTTTTTACCTGCATCATAGCCTTTTTTTTTTCAGCAGTATCTGCGTTTTTAACGCTTTGAGAATCAATTATACAAAAGCTAGTTTTCTCTTTCCGACCATTGCTGATACGGACCTCTCCAACTAATTTTTTTTAAGACTAATTCCAACAAGCTTGGCTCTTCTCCATTCTTTTTACTCCACACTCGAAAATAGTAATATACGCTTTCCCATCTTGGAAAACCCTTTGGTAACATCCTCCACTGACAACCACTTTTTAAGACGTACAACACCCCACAAAATACGTCATACAAATCAAGTTTTCTTGGTTTTGTTTTCTGCTTGCTACTCTCCAAAATTGGCCTGATTTTTTCAAACTGCTCTTGACTTATATTACTTGGATAACTTTTCTGCATAGACACCTCATTATTAATCTATGCTTACTTTACCTCACATTTCCAAGATTTTAAACAGGTTCTAAGATGTACAGCCCCACAATTCCTCCTTTGATGGTGTTTTTTCTCAAACTTTATCATACTTTCTGGGACCAAACTCTCTACTTTCTGCTTAGCATATCCATCAAATCAGATTCTTTGAGTTTGCTGTGGTCGACTTTGCTGAACTTGTTTACCATCGCGCTCATTTGGTTATATTGCTTAACTAAGAGATTAACATCCGGCACACTCGTTCCAGAACCTTTTGCAATTCTAAGCCTCCTCTTGCCATTTAGAATATCTGAATCTCGCCTTTCCTTTTCAGTCATCGAATTTATGATAGCTATATATTTTTTCACTTTGCTATCATCTGGCACTCCGCTACTTAGCTTTTTTGTAAACGAGCTTGGGATGAACTTCATTATGTTGCTGATGCCATCCATTTTATTCAGAGTTTTTAGCATTCCTACTAAATCATTCAGGTCAAATTTACCTTTTTTTACTTTCTTTTGCAGTTTATCGATTTCTTCCTGACCAACGATCTCGGCAGCTCTTTCAACCAACGAAACAACATCACCCATATCAAGTATCCTTTTTGCGATTCTATCTGGGTAAAAGTCATCGAGATCACTTAGCTTTTCACCACAAGCAATAAATTTAATTGGGCAATTAGTTGTCATTTTCATAGAGAGGGCAGCACCACCACGTGCATCGCCATCAATACGAGTGAGAACAATGCCAGTCACGCCTATTGCTTCATTGAATGATTTGGCGATGTTCACTGCGTCTTGGCCGATCATCGCATCGGCTACTAAAATCACTTCTGCAGGTGAAGCTATTTCTTTCACAGCCTTCAACTCATTCATCATATTTTCGTCGATATGAAGCCTACCCGCGGTATCTAGTATTAATACATCACAGTTATCGTTCTTTGCTGCTGCCAGTGCCCTTTTTGTAATTGCAATAGGCTTTTCATCTATCGCTATAGGTAAGGTTTGTACGTCTATTTGTTTACCGAGCACCTCAAGCTGTTTCTGGGCAGCCGGCCTGTAAATATCCAAAGAGGCAAGCATTACTTTTTTCTTCTGTTTTTTTAGCTTTAAAGCAAGTTTCCCCGAAGTGGTTGTTTTACCTGCGCCTTGTAAGCCCACCATCATAATTATAGCAGGAGGTTTAACTGCTAGGTTCAATTCACTTTTTTCTGGTCCGAGAATTGCAACTAAATTATCCTGCACAATTTTGATTATCATTTGTGCTGGAGAAACACTTTTTATGACTTTTTCCCCTATGACCTTATCTTTAATATCATTGATGAATTTTTTTGCAACTTCAAGCGAAACATCAGCTTCAATTAGGGCTATACGTATTTCACGCATAGCAAGGCTGAAGTCATCTTCGGAAATGATTGACTTTCCCCTGAGCTTGTTGAATACAGAATTTAAACTCTCGGTTAATGATTTAAACATAACAGTACCAGTAGAACGCTCATCAAAAAAAGAGAAGAAGCTGAAACGAAACTCACTGAGTTATAACTTAGCACTTCTTTAAGTTTAGTAGTATTATTAGAGTATAGACTGGTAAGCGAATTAGTCAAGTTTTGCAGCACGCTAGCAGATATCTTTCTCATTTTGAAAGCTAATTTATTGAACAGTGAAACAACATAAGGTATGAGAGCTCTGAAAATCCAATCGATATCCATTTTAAAATTTATTCTTGGCAGAAATAACTTGCGTAAGGAGATAAACAACAAGGTAGCACATAGTAATGAACTAAATTGCGACCAGATATTTTGTGTGTTGTACGCAAGATTAAAAATCGCAGGTTTGTTGTAAATAGGTAAGTAAGGATTGCCAACAATTACGCATATAAATGCTAAAATAATCATGGCTATTCCACTCCCTTCCTCTGCTGAAGGTTTTGACTTGCTTTTGGCAACAAATATGTAGTAAAGAAACTTAAGTCCCACGCTTAAATAAAGCAATAAATTCAGAATTTTGTGTAAGTTTTCGTACAATTCTAAATCAGTACCATTCATTTTAATTTCAGCTGCAATGTATGATTTGCTAATAAATCCAGCAGTCCCAGGAAATGCAGCCATTGTGAGTATTGCGATCAAAGCATACATTCCTTCTACTGACATGAATTTGCTCGCTCTATTAAAATTCACCACTTTTGTCCGCAAGATAATCGAGTTGGCAACAGCGATGAGCAATAGTTGATAGGCAATGGAAAAAATTATGTTGAGAGCAAGTAGTGGTACAGCATTTTCCAAGCGGCTAAGCAGACTCCCTGTCATAATTAATATGCCCATTTGCCCTACAACACTGTAGGCTAAAAACCTACGGATGTTTTGTTCAAGGGAAGCAAATATAATACCATAAATAGCAGTGATAGTGCCCAGGAATGCTAATATTTCAGAATAATCTTGCCAAAGGTTGTAAGTATGCAGGAGTGCTACTAAAAAAGAAATCTTGGTAGTAAATAGGGAAAGATATGACGCACCGTGTAATGATGCAGCAGGATATGTATCAACAACCCAGAATGAAAAAGGAAAACAGGCGCAATTTATTAATAGACCTATGATTATTAGATTAGAACTTTGAATTGCTAACCCTGCTGTTAGTACAACCCCGACGAAAAAGTGTACACAAGCGTATCTTACTGCAGGGCCATTATCTTTGCTGCCAGCTGCGATAATAAAAGATGCACTGATGGCCATTAATTCACAGAATATCACAGCCAATAATATCTGCTTAGATAATATTGCACACAATGAACTGATAGTATAAGCAAAAAAGGATAACATTTCCGAAAAGCTTAAATTTTTTGCTGGTAGAACAATTAGAAATGCAGCTGATAAAAAAGATATCAATAAGATGCGAAAAGATAAATCAAAATTTAGAACAGGATAAGACCAATTAAATGTGGTATCGAAATTCTCAGGTAAATTTAGTACTACAACTACTAATATAGACAGCAGAAATAACAGCGAAAATTTATAAAGTTGCACGACAATTTAAGTCAATATAGTTTATACTATCTCGATGAATAAATAAAATCAATTTGCATGTATTAACCACTAATTAAACTGATTATCATGTAATTATATCAGGGTTAGGGGGTTATAGGAAACCGGTCAGATTAGGTTTTTAATCTAACCTGACCGATAGCTTTAATAGTGAGGTAAGCCTCAATATAACACGCTCAATTTATAGTACTACATTCGTGCATAATCTATTTGAAATTTGTGCACGGGTGTTAGTAAATTATTTACTTTTTGAAATAAAGCTCAGCATTAATTTTTTACGGTTAGCACAAAATTAGTTATTTCCTTATTTTATATTACCATACTAAAATATCTATTATAGCATAAAGTTATTAATAATATTTGTATTTTAGCATATTAGATGAAGGTTCAGTCTGACAGTCTAGTGTCATCCAAGTAGCTGGCTGGCATCCAAGAAATTTTGCTTATAAGCGAGCGCGCTAAGTTAGTGAACATAAAAGTAGCAAATCTTGTGTTACGCTGGCTAAGTTTTCCCACTTCATACCGCAGCAACCGCTAACGCTAGCGGAACAATGGTTTTTTGAATCAGATCTCTTGTATAGCCAATTTATGGTGAGAAAAATACAGATGAGCACCGTAGAATACTTGAAGTTTGAGGAGCGCAAGCAAGTTTTGACGCAAAATCAAAAAGCAGGTTATGCAAAAGGTTTACTGTTATATAGCTTAATAATTAAATATTTCATTGACTTATTAACTATTTTTATGTATTATTATACTATCAGTAGTTTATATCAAAACATCAATAATGAGTAGCTCTACATTAGAAGAAAAGAAAAATCCAGTAGTTACACTAAAAGCTCAGGCAGAGAAGTTTAATTTTAGTATGTTAAGAGCTGATGAAAAGAATACATTAGCGAATTCTGGTGAGACGATGTTCTTAGATTTTTATAGAATGAATTTTGTTGTTAACAAAAAAAGTATAGATAGCACTTTAATTTTTGCTTTAACAAAAGGAGCTAAGAACCTGTTTAAAATCTTGGAAATGTGAGGTAAAGTAAGCATAGATTAATAATGAGGTGTCTATGCAGAAAAGTTATCCAAGTAATATAAGTCAAGAGCAGTTTGAAAAAATCAGGCTAATTTTGGAGAGTAGCAAGCAGAAAATAAAACCAAGAAAACTTGATTTGTATGACGTATTTTGTGGGGTGTTGTACGTCTTAAAAAGTGGTTGTCAGTGGAGGATGTTACCAAAGGGTTTTCCAAGATGGGAAAGCGTATATTACTATTTTCGAGTGTGGAGTAAAAAGAATGGAGAAGAGCCAAACTTGTTGGAATTAGTCTTAAAAAAAATTAGTTGGAGAGGTCCGTATCAGCAATGGTCGGAAAGAGAAAACTAGCTTTTGTATAATTGATTCTCAAAGCGTTAAAAACGCAGATACTGCTGAAAAAAAAGGCTATGATGCAGGTAAAAAGATTTCAGGGATAAAGCGCCATATTGCAGTTGATACACAAGGTTTGCCACATGCAATTTATGTAACAACGGCAGAAGCAACTGACCGTAGCAGTGCTGTGAAAATGGTCGAAAATGCTAAAGCAAACCTCTCTGAAGTTAAAAACATACTGGTTGATGCTGGCTACACAGGAGAAAATTTTGCAACACAAATAAAAGCTATCATTGGTGCGACTGTTGAAGTAATAAAGCGAAGTGAGTTACACACTTTCGTCGTATTGCCAAAAAGATGGGTTGTTGAACGCTCTTTTGCCTGGTTAGAAAAGTGCAGGCGATTGTGGAAAAATTGCGAGCGGAAGCTCAACACTAGCTTACAGATGATAGTCCTCTCCTTCATTTCTCTCCTGTTACGAAGATTTTAAACAGGTTCTAAGTTCTATTGGCCGTTTTATAGTACAATTCATCTCTATATGCATAGATGTTAGTCCAAATATAGAAGTCATCAGTGTTTAGCTGAAAATGATTATCCAAGCCACTAAACTCACCTAAATTGCGTAGGAAGTTCTTGCTTTCTTCGGTGAGTAATAGGTGCGCAGAATGATAATATTTATTGATTTTTTCACCTTTTGTTACATAGAAGTGTAGCATATTTATACCGTCAATAGATTTTTAAAGAGATGTTTTGTGAACTTTATTTCCCACTAGAAATTTGGGATTTGAACTCGTCCAATTCCTCAGAGAGATTTTTTACCCGCTCTTCAAGCCGATACACTGTAACAGTTAATCCGTTGTTCTGTTCAATGAGTTTTTCATGCATATGCACTCGTAGATCAAGTTTAGCAAGCCACCATATCGCCGCTACCGTCTGTATTAACATCGTTACTATTACTGCGATTGGGATCTTTTGATTTTACATAATGATTTGAAATGTTAATTTATTATAGATAGGTATTGAAAGTTTGTACTACTGGTCGCGAGAATAATGTATGACTTATTGCTCTGACTTATACTGTTTTTCTGCCTCAGCAAGTAGATCTATAATTTCTTCATAAGGCTTACCGCTATTATAAAACGACCTTTTAAATGCCCTAGCTCTTGGAGTTTGTTCTTTCCAGCCTCTAACATAAGGGTTAGCTCCTCTCTCCAGCAAAAGTTTTACAACCTCCAATTGACCACCGTCAGCAGCACCAAGTAGTGCTAAA
This genomic stretch from Wolbachia endosymbiont of Cimex lectularius harbors:
- the infA gene encoding translation initiation factor IF-1, whose translation is MVKDEKSKTIFEVEGAVTALLPAAEFRVKLDNEHEVICHVSGKVRRSKIRIVIGDRVLVEMSIYDRNAKKGRIIRRLKGTSDRTISR
- a CDS encoding Maf family nucleotide pyrophosphatase; protein product: MTERSLDNLILASSSERRIALLKQISIKPGLILPADIDETPLKKELPKDYSIRMAKSKAEKIQSSNPDYFVLGVDTVVACGRRILLKTENVEQAEKCIRLLSGRRHRVYTSVCLLTPHRSKQHIRTVVTIVKFKRLSEQEIKYYLASEEWKNKAGGCNIQGLAGMFVLFLRGSYFSVIGLPLHETYCLLSNYFNLNLY
- a CDS encoding recombinase family protein; amino-acid sequence: MWIGQERVSIREVIRRLRDRSIRTRSGKKVWRPIVIWKMLRNPAYMGQAAFGKLKRVKRRRKNKQKVSIYRADKDSWIYIPVPKIVDEGLFNKVQKQLDENRKRARMQRRKEVNLLQSLVVCKNCGYAYGGVHHRDGKKTYSYYRCSSTSHITDGEEKCNNKLVRREMLETAVWEKVKDLLKNPEMIKKEYQRRISENKSDEPLGKKLARREEQIKEGIKELMKDYYSKGNAGEKRYISKEVLEQTIRVLNESLKEIEEEKKKVTNQRAVKTGINRIISSIKNFYSSMKSNLEQLDWGTKRGIIKALIGRIDIGRDQVEIRFQIEEPAEDGKIFNLYHCTTYHNNGAGEICQVVFLFLLDDIIAFFHCRLSSFV
- the ffh gene encoding signal recognition particle protein, which translates into the protein MFKSLTESLNSVFNKLRGKSIISEDDFSLAMREIRIALIEADVSLEVAKKFINDIKDKVIGEKVIKSVSPAQMIIKIVQDNLVAILGPEKSELNLAVKPPAIIMMVGLQGAGKTTTSGKLALKLKKQKKKVMLASLDIYRPAAQKQLEVLGKQIDVQTLPIAIDEKPIAITKRALAAAKNDNCDVLILDTAGRLHIDENMMNELKAVKEIASPAEVILVADAMIGQDAVNIAKSFNEAIGVTGIVLTRIDGDARGGAALSMKMTTNCPIKFIACGEKLSDLDDFYPDRIAKRILDMGDVVSLVERAAEIVGQEEIDKLQKKVKKGKFDLNDLVGMLKTLNKMDGISNIMKFIPSSFTKKLSSGVPDDSKVKKYIAIINSMTEKERRDSDILNGKRRLRIAKGSGTSVPDVNLLVKQYNQMSAMVNKFSKVDHSKLKESDLMDMLSRK
- a CDS encoding proton-conducting transporter membrane subunit; translated protein: MQLYKFSLLFLLSILVVVVLNLPENFDTTFNWSYPVLNFDLSFRILLISFLSAAFLIVLPAKNLSFSEMLSFFAYTISSLCAILSKQILLAVIFCELMAISASFIIAAGSKDNGPAVRYACVHFFVGVVLTAGLAIQSSNLIIIGLLINCACFPFSFWVVDTYPAASLHGASYLSLFTTKISFLVALLHTYNLWQDYSEILAFLGTITAIYGIIFASLEQNIRRFLAYSVVGQMGILIMTGSLLSRLENAVPLLALNIIFSIAYQLLLIAVANSIILRTKVVNFNRASKFMSVEGMYALIAILTMAAFPGTAGFISKSYIAAEIKMNGTDLELYENLHKILNLLLYLSVGLKFLYYIFVAKSKSKPSAEEGSGIAMIILAFICVIVGNPYLPIYNKPAIFNLAYNTQNIWSQFSSLLCATLLFISLRKLFLPRINFKMDIDWIFRALIPYVVSLFNKLAFKMRKISASVLQNLTNSLTSLYSNNTTKLKEVLSYNSVSFVSASSLFLMSVLLVLLCLNH
- a CDS encoding IS5 family transposase (programmed frameshift), yielding MQKSYPSNISQEQFEKIRLILESSKQKIKPRKLDLYDVFCGVLYVLKSGCQWRMLPKGFPRWESVYYYFRVWSKKNGEEPNLLELVLKKLVGEVRISNGRKEKTSFCIIDSQSVKNADTAEKKGYDAGKKISGIKRHIAVDTQGLPHAIYVTTAEATDRSSAVKMVENAKANLSEVKNILVDAGYTGENFATQIKAIIGATVEVIKRSELHTFVVLPKRWVVERSFAWLEKCRRLWKNCERKLNTSLQMIVLSFISLLLRRF
- a CDS encoding ankyrin repeat domain-containing protein, translating into MFGKEDANDDIYTTLKTAAKNCDLEAMESLVKKNRDALSINKKVLYYAAKKGCLEAVKFLLDEGVDINTSLALLGAADGGQLEVVKLLLERGANPYVRGWKEQTPRARAFKRSFYNSGKPYEEIIDLLAEAEKQYKSEQ